The following are from one region of the Rhodopirellula sp. P2 genome:
- a CDS encoding OmpH family outer membrane protein — MNQTIAFTTQGVADVRTIVLSAIAMAMTTVSVSAPTSASAQDAGHRIAVVDVAYIFKNNEGIKQQVKAVEDNLKSFDTELTAKREELKAAAEKLKTFQPSSPEYTAQEERVASMESKLRLDMARKRKELADREAKIYYDNYQLITSGVQAIAEYHKINLVLRYNSEDMDLAHGESVIRGVMRNIVYHDEQLDMTGAVMSYLDKKLMAGGTPNRQ, encoded by the coding sequence ATGAATCAGACAATCGCATTCACCACGCAAGGAGTAGCGGACGTGCGAACCATCGTTCTTTCGGCCATCGCCATGGCCATGACCACCGTCAGCGTATCGGCACCGACTTCGGCATCCGCCCAAGACGCAGGCCACCGCATCGCCGTTGTGGATGTCGCGTACATCTTCAAAAACAACGAAGGTATCAAACAGCAAGTCAAGGCGGTGGAGGACAACTTGAAGTCCTTCGACACCGAACTGACAGCGAAACGAGAGGAGCTGAAGGCAGCGGCTGAAAAGCTGAAGACCTTCCAACCCAGCTCCCCTGAGTACACCGCTCAAGAAGAACGCGTTGCGTCCATGGAATCCAAACTCCGTTTGGACATGGCCCGCAAACGCAAAGAGCTCGCCGATCGCGAAGCCAAGATCTACTACGACAACTACCAGCTCATCACTTCGGGCGTCCAAGCGATCGCCGAGTACCACAAAATCAACTTGGTTTTGCGTTACAACAGCGAAGACATGGACCTGGCACATGGCGAGTCGGTCATTCGTGGCGTGATGCGAAACATCGTCTACCACGATGAGCAACTGGACATGACCGGTGCGGTCATGAGCTACCTCGACAAGAAACTGATGGCTGGCGGAACGCCAAACCGTCAGTAG
- the rnc gene encoding ribonuclease III: MSPSSPKSSRDPSREPLSPSALETNQANSNEFSASSDQLGTQAIRLVDASDDEPYADAFAKIQRCQEILGYDFQDLDLLRSALTHASGASNRLASNERLEFLGDSVLGLTVCEWLFNEYPEYSEGDLTKIKSAVVSRRSCGKAACKLGLDQCLIVGRGVTRNRSYPKSLVSDVFEAVIAALYIDGGPEIVRDRLKEWLADEVNLAVDTQGSGNHKSVLQQYAQRELSATPVYKLIRETGPDHRKMFLMGAMVDDRSFAPAWGNNKKDAEQRAAANALAELHGNSVPYDSDQPPV, encoded by the coding sequence GTGTCACCCTCGTCACCGAAATCTTCTCGTGATCCGTCACGAGAACCGCTCTCGCCATCGGCGTTGGAAACGAATCAGGCGAACTCCAACGAGTTCTCTGCCTCTTCGGATCAACTTGGAACGCAAGCCATTCGCTTGGTGGACGCGTCGGACGACGAACCGTACGCGGATGCATTTGCAAAGATTCAGCGTTGCCAGGAGATTCTGGGCTACGACTTTCAGGACCTCGATCTGCTGCGGTCGGCTTTGACGCACGCATCTGGGGCATCGAATCGATTGGCCAGCAATGAGCGACTGGAATTTCTTGGTGACTCGGTTCTTGGGCTGACCGTTTGCGAATGGTTGTTCAATGAATACCCGGAATACAGCGAAGGAGATCTGACGAAGATTAAATCCGCTGTCGTCAGTCGTCGTTCGTGTGGCAAAGCCGCCTGTAAACTTGGGCTGGATCAATGTTTGATCGTTGGCCGTGGCGTGACCCGAAATCGCAGCTACCCCAAATCACTGGTCAGCGACGTCTTCGAAGCTGTCATCGCGGCTTTGTACATTGACGGTGGCCCCGAAATCGTTCGCGATCGATTGAAAGAATGGTTGGCCGATGAGGTCAACTTAGCCGTCGACACGCAAGGGTCCGGGAATCACAAATCCGTGCTGCAGCAATACGCTCAGCGGGAACTGTCTGCGACGCCAGTCTACAAGCTGATTCGCGAGACAGGGCCGGACCATCGCAAGATGTTCTTGATGGGGGCGATGGTGGACGATCGCAGTTTCGCTCCTGCGTGGGGCAACAACAAAAAAGACGCCGAGCAGCGTGCCGCCGCCAATGCATTGGCGGAGTTGCACGGCAATTCGGTGCCTTACGACAGTGATCAACCACCGGTCTAG
- a CDS encoding M20/M25/M40 family metallo-hydrolase, with the protein MMTRRNTIGTLGNRISFAFHRLGIALLTLGMAIPSLNAEELTPKSAANPNATRSPAESAESLAKDLKYLTSEELAGRSAVGPEILKAADYIAERYREIGLETRLYGDSPMQPVEMATGSQPTSPDDNRLRWSSPGTESTEIELENQFMPLAIGTTQGDVEADIVWVGYGIRAAELGYDDYAAFEQASGQQNTKKKGSVEGKIVMMLRKEPGFADPNSPFDGVKNTRHAFFDTKISTAIDQGAVGVLLVNDPVSTERLVQAIHQRYRAEEKRLQALTAQLNALPAEATNLRAALTKQLDRVNEMLGNREREVAQAQWGLLGVAEAGMRPLKGNEKSAGPQPGKSSRRPAIPVASISREAADRLLKQMASLPSANKDGDSRAIFAKGLTTVEQAIDADYKPKGIASTGLRGRLQVGLTQATATSPNVLGVLEGKGKLADETVVIGAHYDHVGMGGMGSLAPGTIEIHNGADDNASGTSTMLAVAERVVEQLNQTTAHRRIVFIAFTGEERGLLGSKHYCSQPRFPISNTVAMLNMDMVGRLRDNELTVYGTGTSAGFETLVQNLNKDMQQTSRPFKLNLVPTGYGPSDHASFYEAGVPVLFFFTGLHSDYHRPSDDFEKLNLDGMTRITDIVSQAANRVATMDERPPYTQTNKDFQIRHQMTVVLGIQMDPNSNEVAEVMDPSAAKEGGIQVGDQLIKAGDRTIQTVNDLREELRPKSPGDSLRLTIQRDQEQMELNVRLRAR; encoded by the coding sequence ATGATGACGCGAAGGAACACGATTGGCACGCTTGGGAACCGAATCTCATTCGCTTTTCACCGCTTGGGAATCGCTCTGCTCACGCTCGGAATGGCGATTCCTTCCCTCAACGCAGAAGAGTTGACTCCAAAATCAGCCGCCAATCCAAACGCCACGCGGTCTCCGGCGGAGTCAGCCGAGTCACTGGCCAAGGACCTGAAGTACTTGACCAGCGAAGAACTGGCCGGGCGCAGCGCAGTGGGCCCCGAGATCCTGAAAGCGGCGGATTACATCGCCGAACGATATCGCGAAATCGGACTGGAAACTCGCCTGTATGGCGATTCCCCGATGCAACCGGTCGAAATGGCCACGGGATCGCAACCGACTTCGCCCGATGACAATCGCCTCCGCTGGTCCTCCCCTGGCACGGAATCGACCGAAATCGAACTGGAAAACCAATTCATGCCCCTGGCGATCGGCACCACCCAAGGTGACGTCGAAGCCGACATCGTTTGGGTGGGATACGGCATCCGCGCCGCCGAACTGGGATACGACGACTACGCAGCTTTCGAACAAGCCAGCGGCCAGCAAAACACCAAGAAGAAGGGTTCTGTCGAAGGCAAAATCGTGATGATGCTTCGCAAAGAGCCTGGTTTCGCGGACCCAAACAGCCCCTTCGATGGCGTGAAGAACACCCGCCATGCCTTCTTTGATACCAAAATTTCAACCGCGATCGACCAGGGCGCCGTGGGCGTGCTGCTTGTCAACGATCCGGTGAGCACTGAGCGCCTGGTGCAAGCGATCCACCAGCGCTATCGAGCCGAGGAAAAACGCCTCCAAGCGTTAACAGCTCAGCTCAACGCGTTGCCTGCTGAAGCCACCAATCTGCGGGCTGCACTGACCAAGCAACTCGATCGAGTCAACGAGATGCTGGGCAATCGTGAACGGGAAGTTGCGCAAGCCCAGTGGGGATTGCTCGGTGTCGCCGAAGCCGGAATGCGTCCCCTCAAGGGCAACGAAAAGTCCGCCGGCCCGCAGCCAGGCAAGTCATCGCGACGTCCCGCCATCCCCGTCGCCTCGATTTCGCGTGAAGCCGCCGATCGTTTGCTGAAACAAATGGCTTCCCTGCCATCGGCGAACAAGGACGGCGACTCCCGAGCGATCTTTGCGAAGGGTTTGACCACGGTCGAGCAAGCCATTGACGCGGACTACAAACCGAAAGGGATCGCATCCACAGGACTGCGTGGCCGCCTCCAGGTGGGTCTGACCCAAGCGACCGCGACCAGCCCCAATGTGCTGGGTGTGCTGGAAGGAAAAGGCAAACTGGCCGATGAAACCGTCGTGATCGGGGCTCACTATGACCACGTTGGGATGGGCGGCATGGGGTCGCTTGCCCCCGGAACCATCGAGATCCACAACGGCGCCGATGACAACGCCTCAGGCACTTCCACCATGTTGGCCGTCGCCGAACGTGTCGTTGAACAACTGAACCAGACGACCGCTCACCGACGAATCGTATTCATCGCCTTCACCGGCGAAGAACGTGGCTTGCTGGGTAGCAAACACTACTGTTCCCAGCCTCGGTTTCCGATCTCGAACACCGTCGCGATGCTGAACATGGACATGGTCGGTCGACTTCGCGACAACGAACTGACTGTCTATGGAACCGGAACTTCCGCTGGATTCGAAACACTGGTCCAGAACCTGAACAAGGACATGCAGCAAACATCGCGACCGTTCAAGCTCAATCTCGTCCCAACCGGGTACGGCCCCAGCGATCACGCCTCGTTTTACGAAGCTGGGGTCCCCGTGCTGTTCTTCTTCACAGGCCTGCACAGTGATTATCACCGTCCAAGTGATGATTTTGAGAAACTTAACCTGGATGGGATGACCCGCATAACCGATATCGTTTCTCAGGCCGCCAATCGTGTCGCCACGATGGACGAGCGCCCTCCGTACACGCAGACCAACAAAGACTTTCAGATTCGGCATCAGATGACGGTGGTTCTGGGCATCCAAATGGATCCCAATTCCAACGAAGTCGCCGAAGTGATGGATCCCAGTGCTGCCAAGGAAGGTGGCATCCAAGTGGGCGATCAGTTGATCAAAGCCGGAGACCGCACCATTCAAACCGTCAACGATCTACGGGAAGAACTTCGACCGAAGTCGCCCGGAGACTCGCTGCGACTGACAATCCAGCGTGATCAAGAACAGATGGAATTGAACGTGCGACTTCGGGCAAGATGA
- the lpxC gene encoding UDP-3-O-acyl-N-acetylglucosamine deacetylase produces the protein MMGIRNEHTIASSCAISGRGYWSGKDVRVTCCPAPAGTGIVLVRSDLPGEPECPANTQFATGVSFRTNLANGPAKFEMVEHLMAAFAGLEIDNCRVEITSEELPGLDGSSLPYVEALQEAGLVIQAAASQPLTIREPFRLEHGGGYVDVSPTTQGEAVYEYCLDYGPASAIPQQSFRCVPTPHTFARQVASARTFVTADQALQLRQSGVASHVTHQDLLVISDEGPVENEYRFRNECARHKTLDLIGDLSLAGVSLIGQFSSVRGGHQLNGMVAVRLAELAQQQQRNQPANQPICLQQRRAA, from the coding sequence GTGATGGGGATTCGCAACGAACACACAATCGCCTCGAGCTGTGCGATCAGCGGCCGCGGCTACTGGAGCGGCAAGGACGTCCGCGTCACCTGCTGCCCCGCGCCAGCCGGAACAGGAATCGTACTCGTGCGATCCGACCTGCCTGGCGAACCGGAATGCCCTGCGAACACTCAGTTTGCAACGGGCGTTTCATTCCGAACGAACCTCGCCAACGGCCCGGCCAAATTTGAAATGGTCGAGCACTTGATGGCCGCCTTCGCAGGCCTCGAAATCGACAACTGCCGCGTCGAAATCACCTCAGAAGAACTCCCTGGCCTGGACGGAAGCTCCCTGCCTTACGTCGAGGCACTGCAAGAAGCAGGCTTGGTCATCCAAGCCGCCGCGTCCCAACCACTGACGATCCGGGAACCATTCCGCCTTGAACATGGTGGCGGGTACGTCGACGTTTCGCCCACCACCCAAGGTGAAGCGGTTTACGAATACTGCTTGGACTACGGCCCCGCCAGCGCCATCCCGCAGCAATCCTTCCGCTGCGTTCCAACACCGCACACGTTTGCACGCCAAGTCGCTTCTGCACGCACGTTCGTGACTGCCGACCAAGCCTTGCAACTTCGCCAGTCCGGCGTTGCCTCCCACGTCACACACCAAGACCTCCTGGTGATCAGTGACGAAGGACCTGTCGAGAACGAGTATCGATTCCGCAACGAGTGCGCCCGCCACAAAACACTGGACCTGATCGGTGACCTTTCCCTGGCCGGCGTCAGTTTGATAGGACAGTTTTCTTCCGTCCGAGGCGGGCACCAACTCAACGGCATGGTCGCCGTTCGACTGGCTGAACTCGCTCAGCAACAACAACGGAATCAACCTGCCAATCAGCCCATTTGCCTCCAGCAACGGCGAGCCGCATGA
- a CDS encoding phosphoenolpyruvate carboxylase, producing the protein MVSANILALDVDQLNRDWQWMLSALQTVLQRGGDEKLAELLPVPGCKLDPAKAPADSVQLTQAYSIAFQLLSMAEQGSAAQFRDRIESESGMADLPALWGESLQQLIDQGWTAEMIAAELPSMRVELVLTAHPTEAKRATVLAHHRRLFRRFQLRHQEDLPPWRRSENEQAIESVLSILWRTGEIYLDKPDLQSERRNVMDYLTVVFPKALQPLDQRLRQAWREVGLSEKAIADPLALPRLTFGTWVGGDRDGHPLVTPEVTEETLMQLRRGAVELMREELVQLARLTSVSAYWLPPTSDFLTRIAERAHAMGATGATAIARNPNEPWRQFINLMLASLPSETTLANGKEQFTYRRSRELLADLRCLHESLVAVDLGDVATSAVAPTMRIAQTFGFHLAVLDIRQNSAKHDTAIEQLLRAAGMADWKFASWDEDKRMAFLNEELASSRPLTHPDASAGEEADAVLGALRVVTEYRSQHGADGLGALIVSMTRKTSDLMAVYLLAREVGLLQRTESGVVCPLPVVPLFETIDDLERSPEIYDGFLQHPITRNSLAAIAQREGATTPVGQVMIGYSDSNKDGGILASLVGLRHAQRKLTQAARSHGVRARFFHGRGGTISRGAGPTHRFIKSLPDHTIGGDMRLTEQGETIAQKYAHEPTAIYNLELFLAGVTRKSLADSRSEEPEHPLEPTLVKLAAWARSTYHELLHSDGFVEFFREATPIDAIEQSRIGSRPARRTGQQTLDDLRAIPWVFSWGQARCYLSGWYGVGTALKKLQTECPDEFEAVKGALRDWAPLHYLISNVATSVTAVDIEVMKQYAMLVENETLREHFVTDIESQWTLACEMVEAVYGGPLETQRPNVQRMIALRSEGLRLLHRQQISLLQRWRSYNKMGEHKQADALLPALLLSVNAIASGLGTTG; encoded by the coding sequence ATGGTATCAGCCAATATTCTCGCCCTTGATGTCGACCAACTGAATCGTGACTGGCAATGGATGCTGTCAGCACTGCAGACGGTGTTGCAACGCGGGGGCGACGAGAAATTGGCGGAGCTGTTGCCAGTTCCAGGTTGCAAGCTCGATCCCGCAAAAGCCCCCGCTGATTCGGTTCAGCTGACTCAGGCGTATTCGATTGCCTTTCAATTGCTCAGCATGGCCGAACAGGGATCGGCGGCTCAGTTTCGAGATCGCATCGAATCAGAGTCCGGCATGGCTGACCTGCCCGCTTTGTGGGGCGAGAGCCTGCAACAACTGATCGACCAGGGCTGGACCGCGGAGATGATCGCCGCAGAACTTCCATCGATGCGAGTGGAACTCGTGTTGACCGCCCACCCCACCGAAGCCAAACGAGCGACGGTGTTGGCTCACCACCGTCGCCTCTTCCGCCGGTTCCAACTTCGACACCAGGAAGACCTTCCCCCATGGCGGCGATCCGAGAACGAGCAAGCCATCGAATCAGTGCTCAGCATTCTCTGGCGAACCGGCGAAATCTACCTCGACAAACCGGACCTGCAATCCGAACGCCGCAACGTGATGGATTACTTGACGGTGGTGTTTCCCAAAGCGTTGCAACCACTTGATCAACGTTTGCGACAAGCTTGGCGAGAGGTCGGGCTGAGCGAAAAGGCCATCGCAGACCCCTTGGCGTTGCCGCGATTGACCTTCGGAACCTGGGTGGGCGGCGACCGCGACGGGCACCCATTGGTCACGCCCGAAGTGACCGAAGAAACGCTGATGCAGCTTCGCCGTGGTGCGGTTGAACTGATGCGAGAGGAGCTGGTCCAACTGGCACGGCTGACCAGCGTGTCCGCCTATTGGTTGCCGCCGACCAGCGATTTCCTCACCCGCATTGCAGAACGAGCCCATGCGATGGGAGCCACAGGAGCCACCGCAATCGCGCGCAACCCCAATGAACCTTGGCGTCAGTTCATCAACCTGATGCTGGCCAGTTTGCCGTCGGAAACGACGCTGGCAAACGGCAAGGAACAATTCACCTACCGACGTTCACGCGAATTGCTGGCGGATCTACGTTGCCTGCACGAAAGCTTGGTGGCAGTCGACTTGGGCGATGTGGCAACCAGTGCCGTGGCACCCACCATGCGGATTGCTCAAACATTTGGTTTCCACTTGGCAGTGCTGGACATCCGCCAAAACAGCGCCAAACACGACACGGCAATCGAACAACTCCTGCGAGCCGCCGGCATGGCGGATTGGAAATTTGCCAGCTGGGATGAAGACAAACGGATGGCTTTCCTGAACGAGGAACTTGCCAGTTCGCGACCACTGACGCACCCCGATGCCTCCGCTGGCGAAGAAGCCGATGCGGTCCTTGGAGCACTGCGTGTGGTGACCGAATACCGTTCCCAACATGGTGCCGACGGGCTGGGAGCACTGATCGTCAGCATGACTCGCAAAACATCTGATTTGATGGCGGTCTACTTGCTCGCTCGCGAAGTCGGGCTGCTGCAACGGACCGAATCGGGAGTGGTTTGCCCGCTGCCGGTGGTCCCGTTGTTCGAAACGATCGATGACCTTGAGCGGTCACCGGAGATCTACGACGGATTCCTTCAACACCCGATCACCCGAAACAGTTTGGCCGCGATTGCCCAACGAGAAGGTGCGACGACTCCGGTTGGTCAAGTCATGATCGGATACAGCGATAGCAACAAGGATGGCGGGATCCTGGCCAGCCTCGTGGGGCTGCGACATGCTCAACGAAAGCTCACTCAGGCGGCTCGCTCCCACGGCGTTCGCGCCCGATTCTTTCACGGCCGCGGCGGCACAATCAGCCGCGGTGCCGGACCAACACACCGGTTCATCAAAAGCCTTCCTGATCACACGATCGGCGGTGACATGCGGCTCACAGAGCAGGGCGAGACGATCGCTCAGAAATACGCTCACGAACCGACCGCGATCTACAACCTGGAACTGTTCCTCGCGGGAGTCACGCGAAAATCGCTGGCCGATTCGCGATCGGAGGAGCCGGAACATCCGCTGGAACCAACGCTGGTGAAACTGGCCGCCTGGGCTCGATCGACCTACCACGAACTGCTGCACAGCGATGGCTTCGTGGAGTTCTTTCGTGAAGCCACGCCGATCGATGCGATTGAACAAAGCCGCATCGGTTCGCGTCCGGCCCGTCGCACCGGTCAACAAACCCTGGATGACTTGCGAGCCATCCCGTGGGTATTCAGTTGGGGCCAAGCCCGCTGCTACCTGTCCGGTTGGTACGGCGTTGGAACGGCACTCAAGAAGTTGCAAACCGAATGCCCCGATGAGTTCGAGGCTGTCAAAGGAGCACTCCGCGATTGGGCGCCACTCCACTACCTGATCAGCAATGTGGCGACCAGTGTGACGGCGGTCGACATCGAAGTGATGAAGCAATACGCGATGCTGGTTGAGAACGAAACGCTGCGAGAACACTTTGTCACCGACATCGAATCGCAATGGACACTGGCGTGCGAGATGGTCGAAGCGGTCTACGGCGGACCGTTGGAAACCCAGCGTCCCAACGTGCAACGCATGATCGCCTTGCGAAGCGAGGGCCTGCGTTTGCTGCATCGCCAACAGATTTCATTGCTCCAGCGCTGGCGTAGCTACAACAAAATGGGCGAGCACAAACAAGCTGATGCACTGCTTCCCGCCTTGCTATTGAGCGTCAATGCCATTGCTTCAGGACTGGGAACGACCGGCTAA
- a CDS encoding Gfo/Idh/MocA family oxidoreductase: MNRELRVAVIGAGHLGRIHAKLISQVDGARLVAVCDPVQAACQAVADTHAVAAHSDYHDVIEDIDAAIIAAPTDYHADIASTLIKAGKHLMVEKPLAAESDDARRLALMASTRNVVLQVGHVERFNPAFTALEDFGVDVKYVEATRASRFPGRCLDVGVVMDLMIHDLDLVLSLTQSAVRSISASGISVVSDHEDIAEARIEFECGMVANLKASRVSPLPARDMTLFSPAGFAQIDFGKPSLATVRASETLTTRQFELNEQTENPLAYADTLFSEHLNCEVNELQPRNAILDELHDFVISIESGSSPIVDGSAGARAVKVASSILDAIDERAWYSYAGADERGPLAIPRRRLGQPSKREDTSTPGRRAA, translated from the coding sequence ATGAACCGGGAATTGCGAGTCGCCGTCATTGGTGCAGGTCACTTGGGCCGCATCCACGCGAAATTGATTTCACAAGTCGATGGCGCTCGCCTCGTCGCCGTTTGCGATCCCGTCCAGGCTGCGTGCCAGGCAGTCGCCGACACTCACGCCGTTGCGGCTCACTCGGATTATCACGATGTCATCGAAGACATCGATGCCGCCATCATCGCGGCCCCCACCGACTACCACGCCGACATCGCATCAACGCTGATCAAGGCTGGCAAACACCTGATGGTTGAAAAACCACTGGCAGCCGAATCCGACGATGCACGTCGTCTGGCATTGATGGCATCCACACGAAACGTCGTGTTGCAAGTCGGCCACGTGGAACGATTCAACCCAGCGTTCACAGCGTTGGAAGACTTCGGCGTCGACGTCAAGTATGTCGAAGCCACTCGTGCGTCGCGTTTCCCAGGCCGCTGCTTGGACGTCGGCGTGGTGATGGACCTGATGATTCACGATTTGGACCTTGTCCTGTCACTGACTCAATCCGCCGTCCGATCAATTTCTGCCAGTGGAATCTCGGTCGTCAGCGATCACGAAGACATTGCCGAAGCACGGATCGAATTCGAATGCGGCATGGTCGCCAATTTGAAGGCGTCGCGTGTCAGCCCGTTGCCTGCCCGCGACATGACCTTGTTCAGCCCAGCTGGATTTGCACAGATCGATTTCGGCAAGCCGTCCCTGGCGACAGTTCGTGCGAGCGAAACGCTCACGACTCGGCAGTTCGAGCTGAACGAACAAACAGAAAACCCTCTGGCTTACGCCGACACGTTGTTCAGCGAGCATCTGAACTGCGAAGTCAACGAGTTGCAGCCTCGAAATGCGATCCTGGACGAACTGCATGACTTCGTCATCAGCATCGAAAGCGGATCCTCGCCAATTGTGGACGGTTCCGCCGGGGCTCGCGCCGTCAAGGTCGCCAGCTCGATCTTGGACGCGATCGATGAACGAGCCTGGTATTCGTACGCTGGAGCGGATGAGCGGGGCCCCCTGGCGATTCCACGACGTCGCTTGGGCCAGCCTTCCAAACGCGAAGACACATCGACTCCAGGTCGCCGTGCTGCTTGA
- a CDS encoding O-antigen ligase family protein yields the protein MSPSSSQPTFASPDSAGPDSVVASQVAADAVAFPDDDIDAVHPVDPPSGNGPRSSSDGGGFLHAIVFVVVMLAMFINPIEPKTSAEFDRATSSLNVLTLAKLAIAAAASGLGGIALLVSPRTRQLLGSLPGLGLLALGGLFCITSLFAIQSNAMISRASALIFVGYLLFTAMALATLGPRRMLAAIVAGTSLYMLVTWGLFVLVPEMGTFEEYISATETVQRMGGTGHPNNIAKTAIAIGLVSVAMYLGRTNSLISVGVRGPWQRLVLIAIMVLAAATVVATLSRTAMLAGMAAGGVLLIDRLYGRGGLALGIIGIASAAGLVLAISLFTGEGPFSESAVSAVTKSGDVEELTSLTGRTTIWEEAIGLIALRPLTGYGMDSAASVMSREATGTHNLLLHVTFSAGVFACLLMLLMLGWSLVFGATSPQEWIRTVLTYVLVSGLVEDTIIESFPTTLTILWMAALLAPALAGRSQS from the coding sequence ATGTCACCCTCGTCTTCTCAGCCAACGTTTGCGAGCCCGGATTCTGCGGGGCCCGACTCAGTCGTCGCTTCCCAGGTTGCGGCGGACGCCGTCGCGTTCCCTGACGATGACATCGACGCCGTTCATCCAGTTGACCCTCCGTCTGGGAATGGCCCCAGGTCTTCTTCCGATGGCGGTGGTTTCCTTCACGCGATCGTGTTTGTGGTCGTGATGCTGGCGATGTTCATCAACCCAATCGAACCGAAGACCAGTGCGGAATTCGATCGGGCGACCAGCAGCCTGAACGTGCTGACGCTGGCAAAACTCGCCATTGCAGCGGCGGCCAGCGGCTTGGGGGGAATCGCGTTGTTGGTCAGCCCGCGAACCCGGCAGTTGCTCGGCAGTCTCCCGGGGCTTGGACTGCTCGCACTCGGTGGCTTGTTTTGTATCACCAGTCTGTTTGCCATCCAGAGCAACGCGATGATCAGTCGCGCCTCGGCCTTGATCTTTGTTGGCTATCTGCTTTTCACCGCGATGGCGTTGGCGACGCTGGGGCCGCGCCGGATGCTGGCGGCGATCGTCGCAGGAACGTCGCTGTACATGTTGGTGACCTGGGGCCTGTTCGTGCTGGTTCCCGAAATGGGGACGTTTGAGGAATACATCAGCGCGACCGAAACGGTCCAGCGAATGGGCGGCACCGGGCACCCGAACAACATCGCGAAAACGGCGATCGCGATTGGGTTGGTCAGCGTGGCGATGTACCTGGGACGCACCAATTCTTTGATCTCCGTGGGCGTTCGTGGGCCGTGGCAGCGACTGGTGCTGATCGCCATCATGGTGCTTGCCGCAGCCACCGTCGTGGCAACGCTCAGCCGAACGGCCATGTTGGCGGGGATGGCCGCCGGGGGCGTGTTGTTGATTGATCGTCTTTATGGGAGAGGCGGGTTGGCGCTGGGGATCATTGGAATCGCCTCGGCCGCGGGGCTGGTTCTGGCGATTTCGCTGTTCACCGGAGAAGGTCCTTTTTCGGAATCCGCGGTCAGTGCGGTGACCAAGAGCGGTGATGTCGAAGAGCTCACCTCGCTCACCGGACGAACCACGATTTGGGAAGAAGCCATCGGCCTGATAGCGCTGCGACCGCTCACGGGATACGGGATGGACAGTGCCGCCAGTGTCATGAGTCGCGAAGCAACCGGGACTCACAACTTGTTGTTGCATGTCACCTTTTCTGCGGGAGTCTTCGCCTGCTTGTTGATGCTGCTGATGCTCGGATGGTCACTGGTGTTTGGAGCAACCTCGCCCCAGGAATGGATCCGCACGGTCCTGACCTACGTGTTGGTGTCAGGACTTGTCGAGGATACGATCATCGAATCGTTTCCAACCACGTTGACCATCCTTTGGATGGCCGCGTTGCTGGCACCAGCCTTAGCCGGTCGTTCCCAGTCCTGA
- the lpxA gene encoding acyl-ACP--UDP-N-acetylglucosamine O-acyltransferase, producing the protein MSASIAQTAVVDPRAQIGEGVQIGHFCVIGPNVKLGDRTRVGDHVTLDGVTSIGCDNQIFPHVSIGTNPQDVSYRNTPTRVEIGDGNVFREQVTINRASEKEDGVTRVGDHNYLMTGTHIAHDCIIGSRIVLANNCMIGGHAHIADDVTIAGGAGVHQFVSIGTLSFVGAMTRILQDVPPFVIVDGADARPRCINTVGLKRHDYTEDDITVLTQAFRLLYRKRIGVEPARDELFATGPIRPVLRHLFDCLDNSCLGRAGRGRDRRKKAA; encoded by the coding sequence ATGAGTGCTAGTATCGCTCAAACCGCCGTGGTCGATCCTCGTGCGCAAATTGGCGAAGGTGTCCAAATCGGACACTTCTGTGTCATTGGTCCCAATGTCAAGTTAGGCGACCGCACGCGCGTGGGCGATCACGTAACCCTGGATGGCGTCACCTCGATCGGTTGCGACAACCAAATCTTCCCGCACGTTTCGATCGGCACCAACCCACAAGACGTCAGCTACCGCAACACACCCACGCGTGTGGAGATCGGCGATGGCAACGTCTTCCGGGAACAAGTCACGATCAACCGTGCCAGCGAAAAAGAAGACGGCGTGACTCGCGTGGGCGACCACAACTACCTGATGACCGGCACCCACATTGCGCACGATTGCATCATCGGTTCGCGAATCGTGCTGGCCAACAACTGCATGATTGGCGGCCACGCTCACATCGCGGACGACGTCACGATTGCAGGCGGAGCCGGCGTGCATCAATTCGTTTCGATCGGAACGCTCAGCTTTGTCGGTGCGATGACTCGCATCCTTCAAGACGTGCCTCCGTTTGTCATCGTCGACGGGGCCGACGCTCGCCCTCGCTGCATCAACACCGTGGGACTGAAACGTCATGACTACACCGAAGATGACATTACGGTGTTGACACAGGCTTTTCGTTTGCTGTATCGGAAACGTATCGGCGTGGAACCCGCTCGCGATGAATTGTTCGCGACAGGTCCGATCCGCCCCGTGTTGCGGCACCTGTTTGATTGTTTAGACAACAGTTGCCTTGGTCGTGCCGGCCGAGGCCGAGATAGAAGAAAGAAAGCAGCATGA